The Nitratidesulfovibrio sp. SRB-5 genome includes a window with the following:
- a CDS encoding 2-phospho-L-lactate transferase CofD family protein, translating into MCKVDPVVGVCKVDPVAGSGPAAHAAAGRGAADDAAHGPRIVFFTGGTALKSLSHALTGRTHNSVHLVTPFDSGGSTAVLRRYIRMPAVGDLRNRLLALADPAVATPPLVALCDLRLADAGAYDTLMQRLYALASERDPAWRGIDPLVADVLRLHLRWFLEFAPPGFDPHGACLGNLLLAGGYLRHGGGLGPVLHLFTRLLRVRGTVAPIVDDDLHLAAELTDGTVLLGQHRITGKGAPGITAPVRRLFLTRTRPDGDGQGGDGGPNGHNGPTGPVWQVWQNGAGGEERHGAEGGNSAPPAEARVPVSGVAARHIAEADLICFPMGSFYTSVLANLLPEGVGRAVAGAPCPKVYVPNSGTDPEQLGLSVADCAAALLAALRRDAGADVPADRLLNTVVVDSRNGVYPGGIDHEGLRAQGVDVLDAPVVRALPGGGAQPVTVAGRHDADAVADLLMGLARPQ; encoded by the coding sequence GTGTGCAAGGTCGACCCGGTCGTCGGCGTGTGCAAGGTCGACCCGGTCGCCGGTTCCGGCCCGGCGGCGCATGCGGCTGCCGGAAGGGGGGCAGCCGACGATGCCGCGCATGGTCCGCGCATCGTCTTCTTTACCGGGGGCACGGCGCTGAAGTCGCTCAGCCATGCCCTGACGGGCCGGACGCACAATTCCGTGCATCTGGTCACCCCCTTCGATTCCGGCGGCAGCACGGCGGTGCTGCGGCGCTACATCCGCATGCCCGCCGTGGGCGACCTGCGCAACAGGCTGCTGGCCCTGGCCGACCCCGCCGTGGCCACGCCGCCGCTGGTGGCCCTGTGCGACCTGCGCCTGGCCGATGCCGGGGCGTACGACACCCTGATGCAGCGGCTGTATGCGCTGGCCTCGGAGCGCGACCCCGCCTGGCGCGGCATAGACCCGCTGGTGGCCGACGTGCTGCGCCTGCACCTGCGCTGGTTTCTGGAATTCGCGCCGCCCGGCTTCGACCCGCACGGCGCGTGCCTGGGCAACCTGCTGCTGGCGGGCGGCTACCTGCGCCATGGCGGCGGGCTGGGGCCGGTGCTGCATCTGTTCACGCGGCTGCTGCGGGTGCGGGGCACGGTGGCCCCCATCGTGGACGACGACCTGCATCTGGCGGCGGAACTGACTGACGGCACCGTGCTGCTGGGGCAGCACCGCATCACCGGCAAGGGCGCGCCCGGCATCACCGCGCCGGTGCGCCGCCTGTTCCTGACCCGCACCCGTCCCGATGGTGACGGCCAAGGCGGAGACGGCGGGCCAAACGGACACAACGGACCGACCGGACCGGTCTGGCAGGTCTGGCAGAACGGGGCCGGGGGTGAAGAACGCCACGGTGCCGAGGGCGGAAATTCCGCACCGCCCGCCGAGGCGCGTGTGCCCGTATCCGGCGTGGCCGCCCGGCACATCGCGGAAGCGGACCTGATCTGCTTTCCCATGGGCAGTTTCTACACCAGCGTGCTGGCCAATCTTTTGCCCGAAGGGGTGGGGCGCGCCGTGGCCGGGGCTCCGTGCCCCAAGGTGTACGTGCCCAACAGTGGCACGGACCCGGAACAGCTGGGCCTGTCCGTGGCCGATTGCGCCGCCGCCCTGCTGGCCGCGCTGCGGCGTGACGCGGGCGCTGACGTGCCCGCTGACCGACTGCTGAATACGGTGGTGGTGGATAGCCGCAACGGGGTGTACCCCGGCGGCATCGACCACGAAGGGCTGCGCGCGCAGGGGGTGGATGTGCTGGATGCGCCGGTGGTGCGCGCACTGCCCGGCGGCGGGGCGCAACCCGTCACGGTGGCGGGGCGGCACGACGCCGACGCGGTGGCCGACCTGCTGATGGGGCTGGCGCGCCCGCAGTGA
- the alaS gene encoding alanine--tRNA ligase, which yields MITANEIRRRFLEFFQSQGHEIVRSSSLVPKDDPSLLFTNAGMVQFKKIFLGQEKRGYVRATTSQKCLRVGGKHNDLENVGRTARHHTFFEMLGNFSFGDYFKEDAIKFAWKFLTEDLKLPKERLYATVFRDDDEARDLWLAHTDVPAERIYRMGEKDNFWSMGDTGPCGPCSEILIDQGEHMTCGPNCGIGKCDCDRYLEIWNLVFMQYDQAADGTRTALPKPSIDTGMGLERIAAVCQGVYSNFDTDLFQAIIQYTCGIAGVSYRANDETDTALRVIADHSRSMAFMITDGILPSNEGRGYVLRRLIRRAYRFGRLIGQTGTFLHKTAMKVVEVMGDDYPELRGNADFMARVVREEEERFNRTLDKGLALLEEELESLRGAGSTRVAGDVAFKLYDTYGFPLDIVNDIAEKRGFTVDEAGFRTLMAEQKERAKAAWKGSGESDIASRFHALLEEGLRSEFIGYDHLSGDSRVVALLDATGLPSEGLPKGAKGYLVATRTPFYGASGGQTGDLGSITSPSGKARVLDTLKPSPELTVHQIETVDGEILPDQEVRLQVEEDERVASARNHTCTHLLHAALRRVLGDHVKQAGSLVAPDRLRFDFTHIAAMTPEEIAAVEREVNRVILADLPLETDHMAYDAALTRGAMALFGEKYGDEVRVVAIADESVELCGGTHLRSTGQAGLFLILSEGGVAAGVRRIEAITGWNALRMVMDQRAELGQVAGLLKARSGEIVPRVEALQKDVKSLRKDLEKASSQATSGQGRNIMDELAEINGVKVLAAKVEVPNVKALRDLMDDVRSKLPSGIACLAAPDGDKVSLIVAVSKDLHDRFTAPALIKAVAAAVGGSGGGRPDMAQAGGTNPAGIDEAFDILRKTIAG from the coding sequence GTGATAACCGCCAACGAAATCCGGCGCCGGTTCCTTGAATTCTTCCAGTCGCAGGGCCACGAGATCGTGCGCTCTTCTTCCCTCGTGCCCAAGGACGACCCCTCGCTGCTGTTCACCAACGCGGGGATGGTGCAGTTCAAGAAAATTTTCCTGGGGCAGGAAAAGCGCGGCTACGTGCGGGCCACCACCTCGCAGAAGTGCCTGCGCGTGGGCGGCAAGCACAACGACCTCGAAAACGTGGGCCGCACCGCGCGCCACCACACCTTTTTCGAAATGCTGGGCAACTTCTCGTTCGGCGACTATTTCAAGGAAGACGCCATCAAGTTCGCCTGGAAGTTCCTGACCGAAGACCTGAAACTGCCCAAGGAACGCCTGTACGCCACCGTGTTCCGCGACGACGACGAGGCGCGCGACCTGTGGCTGGCGCACACCGACGTCCCGGCGGAACGCATCTACCGCATGGGCGAAAAGGACAACTTCTGGTCCATGGGCGATACCGGCCCCTGCGGCCCGTGCTCGGAAATCCTCATCGACCAGGGCGAGCACATGACCTGCGGGCCCAACTGCGGCATCGGCAAGTGCGACTGCGACCGCTACCTGGAAATCTGGAACCTGGTGTTCATGCAGTACGACCAGGCCGCCGACGGCACCCGCACCGCGCTGCCCAAGCCCTCCATCGACACGGGCATGGGGCTGGAACGCATCGCCGCCGTGTGTCAGGGCGTGTACTCGAACTTCGACACCGACCTGTTCCAGGCCATCATCCAGTACACCTGCGGCATCGCCGGGGTGTCCTACCGCGCCAACGACGAGACGGACACCGCCCTGCGCGTCATCGCCGACCACAGCCGTTCCATGGCCTTCATGATCACCGACGGCATCCTGCCCTCCAACGAGGGGCGCGGCTACGTGCTGCGCCGCCTGATCCGCCGCGCCTACCGCTTCGGGCGGCTCATCGGGCAGACCGGCACCTTCCTGCACAAGACCGCCATGAAGGTGGTCGAGGTGATGGGCGACGACTACCCAGAACTGCGCGGCAACGCCGATTTCATGGCCCGCGTGGTGCGCGAGGAAGAAGAGCGTTTCAACCGCACCCTGGACAAGGGGCTGGCCCTGCTGGAAGAGGAGCTGGAAAGCCTGCGCGGCGCGGGCAGCACCCGCGTGGCGGGCGACGTGGCCTTCAAGCTGTACGACACCTACGGCTTCCCGCTGGACATCGTGAACGACATCGCGGAAAAGCGCGGCTTCACGGTGGACGAGGCAGGCTTCCGCACCCTGATGGCCGAACAGAAGGAACGCGCCAAGGCCGCCTGGAAGGGATCGGGCGAATCGGACATCGCCTCGCGCTTCCACGCCCTGCTCGAAGAAGGCCTGCGTTCGGAATTCATCGGCTACGACCACCTTTCGGGCGACAGCCGCGTGGTGGCCCTGCTGGATGCCACCGGCCTGCCCAGCGAAGGACTGCCCAAGGGCGCCAAGGGCTACCTTGTGGCCACCCGCACCCCGTTCTACGGCGCCTCGGGCGGCCAGACGGGCGACCTTGGCTCCATCACCTCGCCTTCCGGCAAGGCCCGTGTGCTGGACACCCTGAAGCCCTCGCCCGAACTCACCGTGCACCAAATCGAAACGGTGGACGGCGAAATCCTGCCCGACCAGGAAGTGCGCTTGCAGGTTGAAGAGGACGAGCGCGTGGCCTCGGCCCGCAACCACACCTGCACCCACCTGCTGCACGCCGCCCTGCGCCGCGTGCTGGGCGACCACGTCAAGCAGGCCGGGTCGCTGGTGGCCCCCGACCGCCTGCGCTTCGACTTCACCCACATCGCCGCCATGACGCCGGAAGAAATCGCCGCCGTGGAGCGCGAGGTGAACCGGGTGATCCTGGCCGACCTGCCGCTGGAAACCGACCACATGGCCTACGACGCCGCGCTGACCCGGGGGGCCATGGCCCTGTTCGGCGAAAAGTACGGCGACGAAGTGCGCGTGGTGGCCATTGCCGACGAATCGGTGGAACTGTGCGGCGGCACGCACCTGCGCTCCACCGGCCAGGCCGGGCTGTTCCTGATCCTGTCCGAAGGCGGCGTGGCCGCCGGGGTGCGCCGCATCGAGGCCATCACCGGCTGGAACGCCCTGCGCATGGTCATGGACCAGCGCGCCGAACTGGGCCAGGTGGCCGGGCTGCTGAAGGCCCGCTCCGGCGAGATCGTGCCCCGAGTGGAGGCCCTGCAGAAGGACGTGAAGAGCCTGCGCAAGGACCTGGAAAAGGCCAGCTCGCAGGCCACCTCGGGCCAAGGCCGCAACATCATGGACGAACTGGCCGAGATCAACGGCGTGAAGGTGCTGGCCGCCAAGGTGGAAGTGCCCAACGTGAAGGCCCTGCGCGACCTGATGGACGACGTGCGCTCCAAGCTGCCCTCGGGCATCGCCTGCCTGGCCGCCCCCGACGGCGACAAGGTGAGCCTGATCGTGGCCGTTTCCAAGGACCTGCACGACCGCTTCACCGCCCCGGCCCTCATCAAGGCCGTGGCCGCCGCCGTGGGCGGCTCCGGCGGCGGGCGGCCCGACATGGCCCAGGCCGGGGGCACCAACCCGGCGGGCATCGACGAGGCGTTCGATATCCTGCGCAAGACCATCGCGGGATAA
- the recA gene encoding recombinase RecA, with translation MAKKPALTPEEMRREALSTALSTIERKYGQGSVMKLSDTAHVNIPVIPTGSIGLDLALGVGGIPRGRVSEIYGPESSGKTTLALHIIAECQKLGGTAAFIDAEHALDTNYARRLGVKTDELLISQPDFGEQALDIADMLVRSSAVDIVVIDSVAALIPQAELEGVMGEMQVGGQARLMSHALRKLTGTIHKSRTAVIFINQIRMKIGTMGYGNPETTTGGNALKFYSSIRMDIRKIQTLKDKEEVYGSRTRVKVVKNKVAPPFREALFDILYGTGISRTGELIDLGSDVGIIEKSGSWFAFGSERLGQGKENVRALLEENEALRLNVEAKLIEHLGMMPTKVVDPDDNAGAMDDDEF, from the coding sequence ATGGCGAAGAAACCCGCGCTGACGCCGGAAGAGATGCGCCGCGAGGCCCTCTCGACGGCCCTCAGCACCATCGAGCGCAAGTACGGCCAGGGCTCGGTCATGAAATTGTCCGACACTGCCCACGTGAACATTCCGGTCATTCCCACCGGCTCCATCGGGCTGGACCTGGCCCTTGGGGTGGGCGGCATTCCGCGTGGCCGCGTGTCGGAAATCTACGGCCCGGAATCTTCGGGCAAGACCACGCTGGCCCTGCACATCATCGCCGAATGCCAGAAGCTGGGCGGCACCGCCGCCTTCATCGACGCCGAACACGCGCTGGACACCAACTATGCCCGCCGCCTTGGCGTGAAGACCGACGAACTGCTGATCTCGCAGCCCGACTTCGGCGAACAGGCCCTGGACATCGCCGACATGCTGGTGCGTTCCAGCGCCGTGGACATCGTGGTCATCGACTCGGTGGCCGCGCTGATTCCGCAGGCGGAACTGGAAGGCGTCATGGGCGAAATGCAGGTGGGCGGCCAGGCCCGCCTGATGTCGCACGCCCTGCGCAAGCTTACCGGCACCATCCACAAGTCGCGCACCGCCGTCATCTTCATCAACCAGATCCGCATGAAGATCGGCACCATGGGCTACGGCAACCCGGAAACCACCACCGGCGGCAACGCGCTGAAGTTCTACAGCTCGATCCGCATGGACATCCGCAAGATCCAGACCCTGAAGGACAAGGAAGAAGTCTACGGGTCGCGCACCCGGGTCAAGGTGGTGAAGAACAAGGTGGCCCCGCCCTTCCGCGAGGCGCTGTTCGACATCCTGTACGGCACGGGCATCTCCCGCACCGGCGAGCTCATCGACCTTGGTTCCGACGTTGGCATCATCGAAAAGAGCGGCTCGTGGTTCGCCTTCGGGTCCGAGCGCCTTGGCCAGGGCAAGGAAAACGTCCGCGCCCTGCTGGAGGAGAACGAGGCCCTGCGCCTGAACGTGGAAGCCAAGCTCATCGAGCACCTGGGCATGATGCCCACCAAGGTCGTGGACCCCGACGACAACGCCGGGGCCATGGACGACGACGAATTCTAG
- a CDS encoding tRNA(5-methylaminomethyl-2-thiouridylate) methyltransferase — protein sequence MERKRYDAVALLSGGLDSILAVKVIEEQGLAVKCLHFVSPFFGKPGKVKHWEAIYGLDIAAVDLGEDFAALLRERPAHGFGKVLNPCVDCKIIMISRAREMMERYGASFIITGEVLGQRPMSQRRDTLNVIRRDAGVKELLLRPLCAQKLDPTPAEESGLVDRSRLHAIFGRGRKEQMALAEKYALTEIPTPAGGCKLAERENARRYWPVLAHSPHATAAEFKLANIGRQYWAGPHWLSIGRHQADNEALVRFAFPADLHFKVAGFPGPLAIGRQFDGKAWDADVVRDAAAFVASFSPKAVREGTPVTVRVAGPDGMAEVTVTPARTTPLGWGELNWQGVREEIRADARARALPVPEGNDDGPDGQSE from the coding sequence ATGGAACGCAAACGCTATGACGCCGTGGCCCTGTTGTCCGGCGGTCTCGATTCTATTCTGGCGGTGAAGGTCATTGAGGAGCAGGGGCTTGCGGTCAAGTGCCTGCACTTCGTCTCTCCGTTTTTCGGCAAGCCCGGCAAGGTGAAGCACTGGGAGGCCATCTACGGCCTGGACATCGCCGCCGTGGATTTGGGCGAGGACTTTGCCGCGCTGCTGCGCGAACGCCCGGCCCATGGCTTCGGCAAGGTGCTGAACCCCTGCGTGGACTGCAAGATCATCATGATTTCCCGCGCGCGGGAGATGATGGAGCGCTACGGCGCCTCGTTCATCATCACCGGCGAGGTGCTGGGGCAGCGCCCCATGTCGCAGCGGCGCGACACCCTGAACGTCATCCGGCGCGACGCCGGGGTAAAGGAACTGCTGCTGCGCCCCCTGTGCGCCCAGAAGCTGGACCCCACCCCCGCCGAGGAATCGGGGCTGGTGGACCGCAGCCGCCTGCACGCCATCTTCGGCCGCGGGCGCAAGGAACAGATGGCCCTGGCCGAAAAGTACGCCCTGACCGAAATTCCCACCCCCGCCGGGGGCTGCAAGCTGGCCGAGCGCGAAAACGCGCGCCGCTACTGGCCGGTGCTGGCCCATTCCCCGCATGCCACCGCCGCGGAATTCAAGCTGGCCAACATCGGGCGGCAGTACTGGGCCGGGCCGCACTGGCTGTCCATAGGCCGCCACCAGGCCGACAACGAGGCCCTGGTGCGCTTTGCCTTTCCGGCGGACCTGCACTTCAAGGTGGCGGGCTTTCCCGGTCCGCTGGCCATCGGTCGGCAGTTCGACGGCAAGGCCTGGGACGCGGACGTGGTGCGTGACGCTGCCGCCTTCGTGGCCTCGTTTTCGCCGAAGGCGGTGCGCGAAGGCACGCCCGTCACGGTGCGCGTGGCCGGGCCGGACGGCATGGCCGAGGTGACGGTAACCCCGGCACGCACCACCCCGCTGGGCTGGGGCGAGCTGAACTGGCAGGGCGTGCGCGAGGAAATCCGCGCCGATGCCCGCGCTCGCGCGCTGCCCGTGCCCGAAGGCAATGACGACGGCCCCGACGGACAGTCGGAGTAG
- a CDS encoding sodium-dependent transporter, producing the protein MAKQITTARDGFATRLGVLAATLGSAVGLGNIWKFPALTGQNGGASFLLVYVLATLLVGLPVMISEIMLGRRARANAVGTFRQLAPKGQPWHLVGFSGVVAAFLIMGFYTDVAGWVFAYIFKSLSGEIATTDPAVAAKAFEALVGDPVQSLLWQWGVLVLISVIIIAGVAQGIERTTKVLMPVLLLLLVAVCARSLTLPKAAEGLAFLFTPDFSKITPGVILMALGLAFFKLSIGMGTMTTYGSYFRNDQDIPLTATRVMLCDLTISILAGMAVFPAVFNFGFEPSAGPSLLFMTIPAVFTSLPGGQVFMVIFFCLTAIAATGAMLSLLEVPVAWLAESFGMPRKRATILTSVTLAIIGLPATLSMSTMANVKIFGMTVFDLYDFLSSNVLLPVGGIFICLFAGWVWGAANVKTELSNRGQLLNGPIIAAFLTVVRWVSPVLVLLVLLKGLKVF; encoded by the coding sequence ATGGCGAAACAGATCACCACCGCCCGCGACGGCTTCGCAACGCGCCTCGGCGTGCTTGCGGCCACCCTCGGCTCGGCCGTGGGCCTCGGCAACATCTGGAAGTTCCCGGCCCTCACCGGGCAGAACGGCGGCGCGTCGTTCCTGCTGGTGTACGTGCTTGCCACCCTGCTGGTCGGCCTGCCGGTGATGATATCCGAAATCATGCTCGGTCGCCGCGCCCGGGCCAACGCCGTGGGCACCTTCCGCCAGCTTGCCCCCAAGGGCCAGCCCTGGCACCTGGTGGGCTTTTCGGGCGTGGTGGCCGCGTTCCTGATCATGGGCTTCTACACCGACGTGGCCGGGTGGGTGTTCGCCTACATATTCAAGTCCCTGTCCGGCGAAATCGCCACCACGGACCCCGCCGTGGCCGCCAAGGCCTTCGAGGCGCTGGTGGGCGACCCGGTGCAGTCGTTGCTGTGGCAGTGGGGCGTGCTGGTGCTGATCAGCGTCATCATCATCGCCGGTGTGGCGCAGGGCATCGAGCGCACCACCAAGGTGCTGATGCCCGTGCTGCTTCTGCTGCTGGTGGCGGTGTGCGCGCGCAGCCTTACCCTGCCCAAGGCGGCGGAAGGGCTGGCCTTCCTGTTCACCCCCGATTTCAGCAAGATCACCCCCGGCGTCATCCTGATGGCCCTGGGCCTGGCCTTCTTCAAGCTGTCCATCGGCATGGGCACCATGACCACCTACGGCAGCTACTTCCGCAACGATCAGGACATTCCGCTGACGGCCACCCGCGTCATGCTGTGCGACCTGACCATTTCCATCCTTGCGGGCATGGCGGTGTTCCCCGCCGTGTTCAACTTCGGCTTCGAGCCCAGCGCCGGGCCCAGCCTGCTGTTCATGACCATCCCCGCCGTGTTCACCTCGCTGCCGGGCGGCCAGGTGTTCATGGTCATCTTCTTCTGCCTTACCGCCATCGCCGCCACCGGCGCCATGCTCTCGCTGCTGGAAGTGCCCGTGGCCTGGCTGGCCGAATCGTTCGGCATGCCGCGCAAGCGCGCCACCATCCTCACCTCGGTGACGCTGGCCATCATCGGCCTGCCGGCCACGCTGTCCATGTCCACCATGGCCAACGTGAAGATCTTCGGCATGACCGTGTTCGACCTGTACGACTTCCTCTCGTCCAACGTGCTGCTGCCCGTGGGCGGCATCTTCATCTGCCTGTTCGCGGGCTGGGTGTGGGGCGCGGCCAACGTGAAGACGGAACTGTCCAACCGGGGGCAGCTGCTCAACGGGCCCATCATCGCCGCGTTCCTGACCGTGGTGCGCTGGGTGAGCCCGGTGCTGGTTTTGCTGGTTCTTCTCAAGGGGCTCAAGGTCTTCTAG
- a CDS encoding thermonuclease family protein, whose translation MRRTLLARMLRAGLLALPLLFPPLLADTGGFACRAGETFGDARAVVLRVPDGDTLVVDIPGYPPVAGRAISVRIAGCDTPEKRDPRAELRELSRRARELTLHMAAPGSTVTLRNLRRDKYFRLLADVEADGGDIASALIERGLAKPYEGGRKEW comes from the coding sequence ATGCGCCGCACACTTCTTGCCCGCATGCTCCGCGCCGGGCTTCTGGCCCTGCCCCTGCTGTTTCCGCCGCTGCTGGCGGACACGGGCGGTTTTGCCTGCCGGGCCGGGGAAACATTCGGCGATGCGCGGGCCGTGGTGCTTCGCGTGCCGGACGGCGACACGCTGGTCGTGGACATTCCCGGCTACCCGCCGGTGGCGGGCCGGGCCATCAGCGTGCGCATTGCCGGGTGCGACACCCCGGAAAAGCGCGACCCGCGCGCGGAACTGCGCGAACTTTCACGCCGCGCCCGCGAACTGACCCTGCACATGGCCGCGCCGGGCAGCACCGTGACCCTGCGCAACCTGCGCCGCGACAAGTACTTCCGCCTGCTGGCCGATGTGGAGGCCGACGGCGGCGACATCGCCTCCGCGCTCATCGAACGCGGGCTGGCCAAGCCCTACGAGGGTGGCCGCAAGGAGTGGTGA
- a CDS encoding molybdenum cofactor biosynthesis protein MoaE, with the protein MDVTKALADLKKEPGFADNVGMVLVHNGVVRGWSRKDKNNVVAIRVTPDRERINEICRELSARPGIFRILADAVEGELAPGDDVLFLVVAGDIRENVKAVFAELLDRIKAEAVTKEEIFG; encoded by the coding sequence ATGGACGTTACCAAGGCCCTCGCGGACCTGAAGAAGGAACCGGGCTTCGCCGACAACGTCGGCATGGTGCTGGTGCACAACGGCGTGGTGCGCGGCTGGTCGCGCAAGGACAAGAACAACGTGGTCGCCATCAGGGTAACCCCCGACCGCGAGCGCATCAATGAAATATGCCGCGAACTGTCGGCGCGTCCGGGCATCTTCCGCATCCTGGCCGACGCCGTGGAGGGCGAACTGGCCCCCGGCGACGACGTGCTGTTCCTGGTCGTGGCGGGCGACATCCGCGAAAACGTCAAGGCCGTGTTCGCCGAACTGCTCGACCGCATCAAGGCCGAGGCGGTGACCAAGGAAGAAATCTTCGGCTGA